One Hevea brasiliensis isolate MT/VB/25A 57/8 chromosome 5, ASM3005281v1, whole genome shotgun sequence genomic region harbors:
- the LOC110665419 gene encoding protein RESPONSE TO ABA AND SALT 1-like, translating into MPTASRTGTAGRDDTNDAAADSFHQFVEGWLVRQEHFLDELLSVEQHCHESQDEDLEDLISRVLFHYEQYYQEKSRVAQRNIFLVFSPTWFTPFERSFLWIAGFKPALAFRVLNDSVNNLSEDQYQRMSRLIENTRVSERMMNDELARIQESVASPPLIDLTRRKGRVGDDDVVRDQSAIVTLGSALESLLARADLLRTDTVAKVVEILNPVQNVTFLTAVTRLQHRIRDLGLQRRGQRSK; encoded by the coding sequence ATGCCAACCGCATCAAGAACGGGAACAGCGGGAAGAGATGACACCAACGACGCAGCTGCTGACTCCTTCCATCAATTTGTTGAAGGATGGCTTGTGCGCCAGGAACACTTTCTTGACGAACTCCTCTCTGTTGAGCAACATTGCCACGAATCTCAAGACGAGGATCTCGAAGACCTGATCAGCCGAGTCCTATTCCATTATGAACAGTATTACCAAGAAAAATCCAGAGTCGCTCAACGGAATATCTTCCTTGTCTTCTCTCCCACTTGGTTCACCCCCTTCGAACGCAGCTTCCTTTGGATCGCCGGATTCAAGCCTGCACTCGCTTTTCGGGTACTCAATGACTCGGTCAACAATTTGTCTGAAGATCAATATCAAAGGATGAGTAGGCTAATTGAGAACACCAGAGTGAGTGAGAGAATGATGAATGATGAATTGGCGAGAATTCAAGAGAGCGTGGCGTCGCCGCCGTTGATTGATTTGACGAGGCGGAAAGGACGGGTGGGGGATGACGACGTAGTCAGGGATCAGTCGGCGATCGTGACGCTTGGATCGGCCTTGGAGTCCTTGTTGGCTAGGGCGGATTTGTTGAGGACGGACACTGTGGCTAAAGTGGTGGAGATACTAAATCCAGTGCAAAACGTCACATTCTTGACGGCAGTGACTCGACTTCAGCACAGGATTAGGGATTTGGGGTTGCAGAGGCGTGGCCAGAGATCAAAATGA
- the LOC110666631 gene encoding acyl-coenzyme A oxidase 4, peroxisomal, whose protein sequence is MTVDASKNRDDHDESLKSSYFNLPPLDVSIAFPQATPASIFPPCASDYYHFDDLLTPEEQAIRMKVRQCMEKEVAPIMAEYWEKAKFPFHIIPKLGALHIAGGTIKGYGCPGLSITANAVATAEVARVDASCSTFILVHSSLAMLTIAFCGSEVQKQKYLPSLAQLSTIACWALTEPDYGSDASALKTTAMKVEGGWILEGQKRWIGNSTFADVLVIFARNTSTNQINGFIVKKDAPGLTATKIENKIGLRIVQNGDILLKQVFVADEDRLPGVNSFQDTNKVLAVSRVMVAWQPIGISMGVYDICHRYLKERKQFGAPLAAFQINQQKLVLMLGNVQAMFLVGWRLCKLYEKGKMTPGRASMAKAWITLRARETVAIGRELLGGNGILADFLVAKAFCDLEPIYTYEGTYDINSLVTGREVTGLASFKPAALSKLSRL, encoded by the exons ATGACGGTCGACGCTTCTAAAAATCGAG ATGATCATGATGAAAGTCTGAAGAGTTCTTATTTTAATTTACCACCGTTGGATGTTTCCATTGCATTCCCTCAAGCAACTCCAGCATCTATTTTTCCTCCCTGCG CTTCCGACTATTATCACTTTGATGACTTATTGACTCCTGAGGAGCAGGCTATTAGAATGAAAGTAAGGCAATGTATGGAAAAGGAAGTAGCTCCTATAATGGCAGAG TACTGGGAGAAGGCAAAGTTTCCCTTTCATATTATTCCCAAGCTTGGTGCTCTGCATATTGCTGGTGGCACAATCAAG GGTTATGGGTGTCCTGGTTTGTCCATCACTGCAAATGCTGTTGCTACGGCAGAAGTTGCTAGAGTTGATGCGAGCTGTTCTACCTTCATTTTGGTGCATTCATCTCTGGCAATGCTTACCATAG CATTTTGTGGGTCAGAGGTACAGAAGCAGAAATATTTGCCTTCTTTGGCTCAGTTAAGCACCATAGCTTGTTGG GCTTTGACTGAGCCTGACTATGGAAGTGATGCAAGTGCTCTGAAAACTACAGCTATGAAG GTGGAAGGAGGATGGATACTTGAGGGGCAAAAGCGCTGGATAGGAAACAGCACCTTTGCAGATGTTTTAGTCATATTTGCCAGGAATACTTCAACAAATCAGATCAATGG ATTTATAGTAAAGAAGGATGCCCCGGGATTAACAGCcacaaaaatagaaaataaaattggcTTGCGGATTGTGCAGAATGGGGATATTCTGTTAAAACAAGTGTTTGTCGCTGATGAAGACAGGTTACCAGGGGTCAATTCCTTTCAAGATACAAATAAG GTTCTTGCTGTTTCACGCGTAATGGTTGCTTGGCAACCTATTGGCATATCAATGGGGGTCTATGACATTTGTCACAG GTATCTAAAAGAAAGGAAACAGTTTGGAGCACCATTGGCTGCTTTTCAAATCAACCAACAGAAACTAGTTCTCATGCTTGGTAACGTTCAAGCAATGTTTCTTGTTGGTTGGCGCCTTTGCAAGTTGTATGAAAAGGGTAAAATGACTCCAGGTCGTGCCAGTATGGCGAAG GCATGGATTACATTGAGAGCAAGGGAAACAGTTGCTATTGGGCGGGAGTTGCTTGGCGGCAATGGAATTTTGGCTGATTTTCTAGTTGCTAAG GCATTCTGTGATTTGGAACCCATCTACACATATGAAGGCACCTATGACATAAACAGCTTGGTAACAGGTAGGGAAGTAACTGGATTAGCCAGTTTTAAGCCAGCAGCACTGAGCAAACTAAGCCGTCTGTAA
- the LOC110665426 gene encoding phosphoinositide phosphatase SAC8 isoform X2, whose product MESSFSSPSSSSSCRFKLYDLLELQEFQDKYVIKSVDYPNRGFSIDRRDGNIESLTDDSVSGTPSKTSKIYGVAGTIRLIAGTYVLVITSRKEVGAFLGSPVFRIMSMKFLSCNEALRFSTPQEKRDEAFFLNLLKTVESTPGLYYSYETDITLNLQRRCKLAEGWMAKPIWKQADPRFVWNKNLLEELIECKLDEFIIPLMQGSFGAAQLNLKDKTATITLLSRRCTRRLGTRMWRRGANLEGDTANFIETEQLLELEGFKCSLLQVRGSIPLLWEQIVDLSYKPCLRIINHEQTSKIVERHFHDLHQRYGDTVAVDLTDKHGDEGKLSLAYAAEAQKLPNVRYVSFDFHHICGNSNFDNLQILYDQISEEFQKQGYFIIDAEEKILEEQKGIIRSNCIDCLDRTNVTQSYLAQKSLTAQMQRIGVLASNECISMFSEDYGKFRRLWAEQGDEISLEYTGTYALKGDLVRYGRQTLRGIIKDGMSALSRYYLNNFQDGVRQDALDLISGHYTVNRNGPSPFQLNGFESLSYLPVASALVIGGLTLTSFTLQQGRNVQCYLSTVLWAGVTTGVIAVVKVNGRQFCSRPRLCGLL is encoded by the exons ATGGAAAGCAGCTTTTCTTCACCATCATCATCTTCTTCGTGTAGGTTTAAGCTTTATGACCTTTTGGAGTTGCAAGAATTTCAGGACAAGTACGTGATCAAATCCGTCGACTATCCCAATCGAGGCTTCTCGATTGATCGTCGTGATGGCAATATTGAGTCCCTCACTG ATGACAGTGTTTCTGGAACTCCGTCCAAAACCTCGAAGATCTATGGGGTGGCTGGAACAATTAGGCTGATTGCAG GTACTTACGTACTTGTAATAACTTCTCGGAAGGAAGTTGGAGCCTTTCTTGGTTCTCCGGTTTTTAGGATAATGTCTATGAAGTTCCTATCCTGCAATGAGGCATTGAGATTTTCAACCCCTCAAGAA AAAAGAGATGAAGCTTTCTTCTTGAATTTGTTGAAAACAGTGGAATCAACTCCTGGCTTGTATTATTCATATGAAACAGATATAACATTGAA TTTACAGAGAAGGTGTAAATTGGCAGAAGGATGGATGGCTAAACCAATTTGGAAGCAG GCTGACCCTAGATTTGTTTGGAACAAAAATCTTTTGGAGGAGTTAATTGAGTGTAAG CTTGATGAGTTCATCATTCCTTTGATGCAAGG AAGTTTTGGAGCTGCACAGCTAAATCTGAAAGATAAAACTGCAACTATTACATTACTTTCAAGAAGGTGTACTCGACGGCTAG GAACAAGAATGTGGAGAAGAGGAGCTAACCTTGAAGGAGATACTGCTAATTTTATTGAAACTGAGCAATTGCTGGAGCTTGAAGGTTTCAAGTGCTCATTATTGCAG GTTCGAGGTTCAATTCCTCTTCTTTGGGAACAGATTGTTGATTTGAGCTATAAACCATGTCTTAGAATTATTAATCATGAGCAAACA TCAAAAATTGTGGAGCGCCATTTCCATGATCTTCACCAACGATATGGTGACACTGTGGCAGTAGACTTAACTGATAAA CATGGTGATGAAGGGAAATTAAGTTTAGCATATGCTGCAGAAGCACAAAAGCTTCCAAATGTGAG ATATGTGTCATTTGACTTTCATCATATTTGTGGCAACTCAAACTTTGATAACCTACAGATTCTGTATGATCAAATCTCAGAGGAATTCCAAAAACAAGG ATACTTCATCATAGACGCGGAAGAAAAAATATTAGAGGAGCAGAAAGGGATAATTAGATCTAATTGCATTGATTGCCTTGATCGAACAAATGTTACCCAG AGTTATCTAGCTCAGAAGTCTTTGACTGCACAAATGCAAAGAATAGGAGTACTTGCTTCTAATGAGTGCATTTCTATGTTCAGTGAGGATTATGGAAAGTTCAGAAGAT TGTGGGCCGAGCAAGGTGATGAGATAAGCCTTGAATACACTGGAACTTATGCCCTGAAAGGAGACCTGGTTAG ATATGGAAGACAGACTTTACGCGGAATAATCAAAGATGGTATGAGTGCTCTTTCAAGATATTATTTGAATAATTTTCAAGATGGAGTTCGACAG GACGCATTGGATCTTATAAGTGGCCACTATACTGTGAACAGAAATGGTCCATCACCATTCCAGCTTAATGGATTCGAATCGCTCTCT TATCTCCCAGTGGCATCGGCTTTGGTTATCGGAGGTTTGACACTTACTTCCTTCACCCTTCAACAAG GGCGAAATGTACAATGTTATTTGTCTACTGTGCTGTGGGCTGGAGTGACTACTGGAGTAATAGCTGTCGTCAAAGTTAATGGAAGGCAGTTCTGTTCTAGGCCTCGCTTGTGTGGCCTTCTGTAA
- the LOC110665426 gene encoding phosphoinositide phosphatase SAC8 isoform X1, protein MESSFSSPSSSSSCRFKLYDLLELQEFQDKYVIKSVDYPNRGFSIDRRDGNIESLTDDSVSGTPSKTSKIYGVAGTIRLIAGTYVLVITSRKEVGAFLGSPVFRIMSMKFLSCNEALRFSTPQEKRDEAFFLNLLKTVESTPGLYYSYETDITLNLQRRCKLAEGWMAKPIWKQADPRFVWNKNLLEELIECKLDEFIIPLMQGSFGAAQLNLKDKTATITLLSRRCTRRLGTRMWRRGANLEGDTANFIETEQLLELEGFKCSLLQVRGSIPLLWEQIVDLSYKPCLRIINHEQTSKIVERHFHDLHQRYGDTVAVDLTDKHGDEGKLSLAYAAEAQKLPNVRYVSFDFHHICGNSNFDNLQILYDQISEEFQKQGYFIIDAEEKILEEQKGIIRSNCIDCLDRTNVTQSYLAQKSLTAQMQRIGVLASNECISMFSEDYGKFRRLWAEQGDEISLEYTGTYALKGDLVRYGRQTLRGIIKDGMSALSRYYLNNFQDGVRQDALDLISGHYTVNRNGPSPFQLNGFESLSYLPVASALVIGGLTLTSFTLQQAGRNVQCYLSTVLWAGVTTGVIAVVKVNGRQFCSRPRLCGLL, encoded by the exons ATGGAAAGCAGCTTTTCTTCACCATCATCATCTTCTTCGTGTAGGTTTAAGCTTTATGACCTTTTGGAGTTGCAAGAATTTCAGGACAAGTACGTGATCAAATCCGTCGACTATCCCAATCGAGGCTTCTCGATTGATCGTCGTGATGGCAATATTGAGTCCCTCACTG ATGACAGTGTTTCTGGAACTCCGTCCAAAACCTCGAAGATCTATGGGGTGGCTGGAACAATTAGGCTGATTGCAG GTACTTACGTACTTGTAATAACTTCTCGGAAGGAAGTTGGAGCCTTTCTTGGTTCTCCGGTTTTTAGGATAATGTCTATGAAGTTCCTATCCTGCAATGAGGCATTGAGATTTTCAACCCCTCAAGAA AAAAGAGATGAAGCTTTCTTCTTGAATTTGTTGAAAACAGTGGAATCAACTCCTGGCTTGTATTATTCATATGAAACAGATATAACATTGAA TTTACAGAGAAGGTGTAAATTGGCAGAAGGATGGATGGCTAAACCAATTTGGAAGCAG GCTGACCCTAGATTTGTTTGGAACAAAAATCTTTTGGAGGAGTTAATTGAGTGTAAG CTTGATGAGTTCATCATTCCTTTGATGCAAGG AAGTTTTGGAGCTGCACAGCTAAATCTGAAAGATAAAACTGCAACTATTACATTACTTTCAAGAAGGTGTACTCGACGGCTAG GAACAAGAATGTGGAGAAGAGGAGCTAACCTTGAAGGAGATACTGCTAATTTTATTGAAACTGAGCAATTGCTGGAGCTTGAAGGTTTCAAGTGCTCATTATTGCAG GTTCGAGGTTCAATTCCTCTTCTTTGGGAACAGATTGTTGATTTGAGCTATAAACCATGTCTTAGAATTATTAATCATGAGCAAACA TCAAAAATTGTGGAGCGCCATTTCCATGATCTTCACCAACGATATGGTGACACTGTGGCAGTAGACTTAACTGATAAA CATGGTGATGAAGGGAAATTAAGTTTAGCATATGCTGCAGAAGCACAAAAGCTTCCAAATGTGAG ATATGTGTCATTTGACTTTCATCATATTTGTGGCAACTCAAACTTTGATAACCTACAGATTCTGTATGATCAAATCTCAGAGGAATTCCAAAAACAAGG ATACTTCATCATAGACGCGGAAGAAAAAATATTAGAGGAGCAGAAAGGGATAATTAGATCTAATTGCATTGATTGCCTTGATCGAACAAATGTTACCCAG AGTTATCTAGCTCAGAAGTCTTTGACTGCACAAATGCAAAGAATAGGAGTACTTGCTTCTAATGAGTGCATTTCTATGTTCAGTGAGGATTATGGAAAGTTCAGAAGAT TGTGGGCCGAGCAAGGTGATGAGATAAGCCTTGAATACACTGGAACTTATGCCCTGAAAGGAGACCTGGTTAG ATATGGAAGACAGACTTTACGCGGAATAATCAAAGATGGTATGAGTGCTCTTTCAAGATATTATTTGAATAATTTTCAAGATGGAGTTCGACAG GACGCATTGGATCTTATAAGTGGCCACTATACTGTGAACAGAAATGGTCCATCACCATTCCAGCTTAATGGATTCGAATCGCTCTCT TATCTCCCAGTGGCATCGGCTTTGGTTATCGGAGGTTTGACACTTACTTCCTTCACCCTTCAACAAG CAGGGCGAAATGTACAATGTTATTTGTCTACTGTGCTGTGGGCTGGAGTGACTACTGGAGTAATAGCTGTCGTCAAAGTTAATGGAAGGCAGTTCTGTTCTAGGCCTCGCTTGTGTGGCCTTCTGTAA